The sequence aatataaaatatctctaaggaacgatctcaccagtatccttttTCTCCTATTCACATTGCTGtcaacaacgcgagatgaagcACGACTactgaaaatataataaacaCTCGTGGATGGGTTTGCTGCAGACCGATGTTAGATTTTCagcttgtaaattttcacacattccagaGAAActgaaaataactgtttcgaccaTCTTTtttactatacgtatcaaacaacatattgaaattagacttttttgagagcagcattTAGATGCCGCATCGTACTCCTAGTGATGCCAACTTCTCTCctgtaaattttgacattaaactttgtataatttaaaaagtaaacaaaggatCAAAGAACGAAACCAATAGCGTTCTAGCTGACaaaaatacctttcatttgcatttgcagttcgtcgagctgaaccgatctgtatatgaaactcggctctCCGAGCCTGTGAAGATTTTTGCAAAGTTTGAGCGAGTTCTATACCTTTTTCTATATATTAAAAACCACACAACAAGTTCCTGGAAGTAATCTTCTGAATGtcttcaattgtatgaattaacaGGCGAATAACTAATAAAACAAGGGTAAAAAATTGGCGAACAATCAGAAGAAGTAATGGAGACGGGTGTTTGAAGTGGTTAGATCAGgatttgcgatacgaaatgatgAAGTATGAAGTACATTGTTTCGtgcaactttatcaatttacatTCTGGAACGTAATCCGACATGTACCTTATTTGGTTGAGTATCTTATCGGTAAGGAGAAGGCTCAGCATCTAGTGATTTATTTTCGCAAATATTAATACTTGAACAATTTCATTCTCTCGTTCTGTTCAACGTTGAATTGAATACATTTAGATAGCCTAACTATCAGAGCTGACTTTACTAATGAGAGTCCATTCTGTAAAAAAAGTATGCGATCAAAATTACACTTCCCTAATCTGTTCATGAATACTTGTGGGGATCTCTAacatacacaaacacaaacacacacaaacacacacacacacatatatatatatatatatatatatatatatatatatatatatatatatatatatatatatatatatatatatatatatatatatatatatatatatatatatatatatataatattttaatacactaTATTATTGCATCCATCCGATTTCACACTGCAATTGTatgagatttttgaaatttcttgGAATCAGATATCTTTGAACGAAGAAATGCTGTCAAGCTCCAGAACGAGTAacggttttttaattttttttttaaattttccagaaGCGCTGATAATCAAATCCATCATGcgagtttacacaaaaatagatTAAAACCAAAGATATAATGCTACGATAATCTTAGCTCTATTGAAGTTTAAGTCGACACACCAATGCCAACAAATCCTAATTAGATAACGTTAGCATTCAACAACATAGATAAATTTTCATCCCATACGAGTCAATCGGCACAGTTTAACACTTTTTCTGTTTCTCATTTATTTCTTGGCAAAAAGTGTGCCGTTTAtgataattttttgttaaaacgagtatttttgaataatttcccATCCTCAACCAAAACCACGAAGTGATCCAACCGACACTCGCACACGATTCATCTACCCTCCACTTGTTGAAGAAATGGTTGAGGAATTCCTTTTTCTTCAGATTGGTTGGTGCCTGGCAGCGACTGAGTTGTCTTTCACCAAACTCTCATCTTCAATAAGCTCGTTTAGTTATTCAACTCTCTACTTAAGATTTCGTTTTGCGCACTTCACTTACTTAAAATACAATTTTTCGTACATATAGGAGGCAGTGGAAACGGTTTTCATTATTCACTTTTATGCTTCTTCTCTTTCTTTCTTACAAACCGTACCTTCACAGGTTGTAACCGTTGTTATTGTAGCTGGGCAttggtttttttatttttccttttcTAAGCAATTAGATGGAGTTGCTATTTTCGTTTCTTCCTTCTATTAGCACAACTtcgactattcacacatttaacTAATCGATATATTTCGCTATGGGAAGATTGCCAATCCTttcttttgttgttgttgcaacCTTCCCCCGAAGACTTGCAACGCAACGGTCCAACATATTTGCTACAGTGAACTCGAAGTAATAGGAAAACAGTTTAAATATCATTAGCACTTCTTGCAACCATAACAGCATTCAAAAGAGATAACCACACTGATTACTTCACGAATGCGATGACATTCAACATAGTTAACACTTACGTCTCCTGATGGTTGTTGACTCCAGTGGCTTGAAACGTTTAGCAATGTTGCAATTCTCGCCCAGACTGGTCGTAGGTTAAATACTCCGCATGACTTAACGAGAAGTCGGAAACCGAACTTTGCGTTGAAATTATCTCCCTAGGTCACTTGATCACATTCAGAGCAATGATGCTGATGTTCAATATTCCTCGAGTCGCAGTATTCGATTATCAGCAGCAACCAGCAACACAACGAAAGAAAGAGCATTGACTTTGTTCAGCTATGCACGGCCTTAGATATGCAAATTCACTGCATTACTTTCTTCAATTAACTACTAAGCTTTGTTACTTATCGACGGTTGTATATTTGGATGGACACTCAATTGTAACATCACTACTGATCATTGTGGACTAACTGAAAAGATTTGCTTCACGTTGTGATCGATCACCGAACACGGAAACGctaaaaataattaataatcaaaataaaaaatagaacacGCCAAACACGCAGATGATAATTCAGAAAACACAAATGAAAACCTCGCAAAGAGAGTCGTCGTCCGCCGAGTCCCGCGGTCAACACTCAACTGATCGTTGCGAACAAGACCACTAGAATAGATGGAGATCATCGTGGCTGGAGCTATGAGAGTTGAATGTGAAGAGCGGAGAGTGCTCCATCCAATCATTGCTGGGtatgttcaagttttgttgccCACGAGCAGAAATCTGTTTGCTGCACCCTTTCTAGACGTAAGCCTAAGAAACGATCCAGAAAACATAAAGTCAAAAATGTATTTCGGGAACCAagtcattatttttattgttaggATGCATTTACTTACGCAAAACACGATtaaatgcatttaaatttatttggacATCACTTTTACAATTTCGGTAATTGTTTTTACATAaaagtatggtgaaattttacgTCTTCGCCAGACACACACGAGTTTTAATATGGCcttgttttacaaaatttattttaaattgcaCTTAATTATTAATTAAAATGTACTTTTTACAGATAAAAGTACAAATGTGAATGTTcataaactttttcttcttcttattttttcaatgtggtggctctgaaaacagCTGCTTATACTCGTTCGATTTGTTGGTGAGTGTCATTATTTCTTAGAAACCAATCAAcggaaagcaaaaagcaaaacagtttcataatctttatcaaattgactatggtcagaaaaataatgcaaaatttccACCGataaaaaacaaatcgaaagccATTTGGTTCATGTTGATACGTGCAACAGTGTTAAAATACGAAGGATACCCAGTTGAAAAATCGTGGTTTCGTGAAACAGCAAGTCTTTATTCGTTACTAATCGTGTCTGAGTGCGCACCGTCTTCCCCTTTTTCTACAAACTTCTCGGTCACGTTCACCCTTCTTTAACATTTTAAAGAGTATTTTCTAACAGTTTACGGAATTTCTTTTTCTTGTTTCaacgacttcgcagccgattcttagcgtacagaatcattgcatggctagtactatggatcctactgacactaagaatccttccaggtcggggctcgaacatacgacagctggcttgtaagaccagcgtcctatgcattgaaccgacaaCCCGGGCCTTAACATGCGGTTAATATTTTAAAGCACTGTACATTTACGTTCCAGTATCGTAGGGTCTAATCATTTGACACGTTACATATTGTGAGTAACATTATATGAAATTTCGCATTACCTGAAAAGTTCGAAAGTTTTTGTAAACTTACTATATTGTTACATTGAACAAGATTAGCATAAGCGTTacagaccgcccgtgtgttacaACTCCTTTACCGATCAGGACCTATTAGCTACCTTCACACgagaattattgttatttttaatgATCACTAAGTTATTacattccaaatttgtatggaaaattcatcattactgcccttacatgttaattaaaaatgacattactttAGTATGGCTTGCGCGCTTGGAGCAATTAAATTAATAGAAGAAAAAGTAGTGAAATCAGAATCGCCTTCCTTGAATTTGATCGAAACTTGGCATATGTTTTTAGAAtagcaaaccatttgttttgcacggatgatttttcaataaaaaagggCGTATGCATTATTGCATGCATTTTATTCAAATCGTGATAGCtcggaaactgtaaattgtgctaaaatggtgtccaagaagaagttgtaggaaaacCATTGGACACTTCTAAAGAAAAACATTGTAGGAAAAGTTGAATGCTTTTTCAGGAATTAGACATGGAAccgaaaaactaaaatttaaaaaatcgtctCTTCACTATATTTTTGAATACTTTTTTTAAACCTTTACTTAAAGCGAACAATTTTGTTGTAATTTGATTAGTGTGCATTGTAAATTGACGAAATTATAGCTACAACAATTTACCAACATTTGTTAAATTTCCAGTTTTTGATAATAAATAGTAATTAAAACACCAGAATATAATTCTACAAAATTGTCTTTTTCCAACGATATATTTAATATGACACATTGCACTCAGATGTTGAGGAGATTTCTCAACAGTACCTAAGACGAGAATAATTTCTTGAATTATAACAATGTTGCAACTCTGAGGGATCCAGAATTCTACAGATTGAAGGAAATAAATCTGCTCATAACTACCTTTTTCCTAGAAGCAACCGTTCTTGAAATATTTAGACATGGAagtaaaaaaactcactttttgttcgggtcgaattaaaaaaagaaatatttcatgataattaaaaaatactattttGACACGAGGAACCAAAATTCCACCTTGAGTAAAATGTGATTTTCCCTTTGGTTTTGAACCAAAGTAACAAAGTATTGTTCAATTTAATAGAACAAGTTATCCGAGAACTGAGAGCTTTGAAGCGTAAAGCTGATTGGACCTTAACCCTCCATCTATCAGATGGACTAGCCAGACCTTTTTCAAACTACGTttgatctgaaaaaaaatcaccttaaccaatttcgataaacgtgatctcactgattttttttaactcctggatGCTGTTCAGGGCCACTATTGAGCAAAATATTAGGCAACAAGTTATccatttgtaatattttttagATAATAAGAAGTGCTAAATTATTTATTATAGAATATCAAAAGATCTAAGCGGTTCAAGTATTTGTTTCACACTTTTTCAATGGACAGAATTCAAATCCAGGAAGCAATATTTATGTCAAATGGTGTTGCCACACAGTACAGCAACAGGATTCTTTTAATTTGATgtctaaatatctcgagaacggcTGCTTCTAAAAgaaattttatatatttatttttatattctggtgttttaataactatttattatcaaaaaattgaagttttgcAAATATTAGTAAATtgctttagctgtaacttcgtcaattttcaattcacacttaCCAAATTAGAACCAACGTGTAGCATGTAGGCTTTAAGTTAAGGTtgctttagctgtaacttcgtcaattttcaattcacacttaCCATATTAGAACCAACGTGTAGCATGTAGGCTTTAAGTTAAGgtcatttgaaaatatttgaaagcgacgttttcttttaattttagtttttcacttggttttctaattcttaaaaaagtattcaactttttttcaCAGTGTATATTTGTGTCCAATTGATTTCCTACACTCTTACTAGCCGCTACATAATTTTGTGTCAAAACCAAcctaaaatcaactaaagttcaTCTCCCTAATTTTAGgcaacgagtgatgacctcaaaatttaggtaaatgtaaattTAGTCAAAGTGTTATGCCATTTATGCCATAGCAAAgaacgctacccatttttttacTATCAAgttaaagtttgagtagataacgacctaattttgggtagctaatGGAAGAGCTCGGCCATGACTGATTTCTcttcaaaaaataggtaaaaatgatttttagtgTGAGACTTCTTCTTGGGTAACTTTCTAGTACAATCTACAGTTTCAAATGTATTTTGTAGCTTTCGTCCCGTACCAAGAAATGTCACTGAGCATTAATGCATGCATTAATTTAAACTATCAATTTTTTGACTACAACAACTCCATTTGACATAAATACTGCTTCCTGGATTTGAATTCTGTTTTTTACCAAGTTTCATTCGAATTGAAGAAGACGATCATGATTTAACCAACTTTTTTgctgttaatttttcaaattgttctGAAGCAATAGTCAAATATTTCGTCTCTGTTCTTTTATTTTGAAAGTGATCATTCACAAATGAGACATTGGAACGACGAAGTAGCAGCAGTCATTGAAAGAAAATATGAGACAATTTAGGACTCCGGGTATTTTAGGCATATGTCATTTTTCATTCCTTAAAGGAATAACTAAGAATGAAATAGGCGGCTCACCTAtccaaatattattttttattgttattgtaattaaaggatatttttgAATGATAAGATggtgaaaaaatattaattcagtttttatttgttattcTTGCGTATCCGGAAAAAGCTTAATTCCCAAGCATCCATAGGAAAAAGCTATACTGTGTTGCCTACATTAGGGTTAAATCGATAAGTGGTGAATTTAATTTCCTGGGTTAAACTAATGGCTTGAAAAACATATAAGTAATGATtaatatttttggaaaatcgTTACATTTAAAACCTATATCATTGTATTTAGCTCCTatctattaataaaaaaaattccatcgCTATGCGTACGGTTTGCTTTCACGGTGCCAGTCCTGTTTTGCTTAGGTTTACAGTGCTTTGTATGGTTCTGATTTCGGCATGGGTCTTTGCAGAATCGACCACAAATCGTGTGCAGGAATACAGTCATTTTGATGGTCTCACTCAGAAAAGTGTAAATCAATGGATTCAGTACACAATTAATCATAGCCACAATACCGAAGGAGTAATGCAGTATCCAGTAGACGTTGGTGGCGGCAATGCCGTGCATCTTTATCATCAGATATATCCAGTGTGGCAATCGACATATCAAGAACACAGTCATGATAAAGACAATGGCCTTGAACATGCGCAATTGACGTTTTTGGCGAGATAACGTTGCTGGGCTATTCTTAATCATGGTTTTATTGCTTTTATTATTTGCGGGCTTCAGTATAGAAGGCGGTGGTGCAGGGCATCTAGGAGGAACATAAAGTTCAACGCAGTTGGAACAGATGCACTTCGGGGAGGAAAAAATAGCCTGTGATAAGGTGTTGATGGGTCGCTCAATTGGATTTGTCGAGCTAGTGTTTGTTGTAGTGGTTTGTCGATCCCTAGAAGTTCCAGAGGAAGGATTCTTATTTGCTTTTGTATGCCTGTCGATTGGATGTCGACGAATCCAGATTTCCTTTGCGATTATAGAGTTTAGCCAGATGAATGACAGCGAAAGTGGTAAGAAGATTATAGTAAATATAATACCAAAATAGTAGCCGTTCTTGCTTTTGTCTGTTGCACATATTTTGGCAAGAAAAGATCCATTTACTATTTCAGGGTTTGATGGATCCATAATCAGAACTACTATGTCATAGATTTGATATAGAGTCAACATGGGACTAGATACTCCAGCAGAGAGACCCCAGATAAGGACTGCACAGGTTATGCAGAATACTTTGCTCGGCTCGTAGTTTCCTTTAGTTAGTTGCATAACGGCCATATAGCGATCCAGTGCGATTGCCACTAGAGTCGCACTGTTCACCAAAATAGCGAGAGTTTGAAAATAAGGCGCAAATGAACATGTGAGTTCACCGAGAGTCTGAAGAAAAtgtgaatgagaaaaaaatatagttAAAAACAAGTTGAGATCACCGAACAAATAACTTACCCATATAGAATTGTACTCGTTTTGAAACTGAGAAAGGTATGTTACAGAGGTTATTGTTACGAACAGAATATCACTAAATGCCAACGAAAGCAAACAGGCTCGAAACAAATGACGTTGTTCCCTAATAATGGAGAAATTGTAGTCACTAATCATACGATAAATTGTGTTCACGCATTTCACCTCTTAATATTTGTGATGATTGTTATAATATTTCCGAAAATAGCCAATATCAGTATCGTCATAACAATCACTGTAAAAGTTGTTCTTTGTTCCGTAGTTAGATTTTTCAGGTcgctttcaaaataagaaagaaATGTCTCTTCGGAGACACTTACATTTAAATCCTTTAGAAAGACAGGTGTAAAATTCGATGATATCaaccaattgaagacgttttcACTGATGGCGAATGCCATGTCGGGAACACGAACACGAGAACTGAACCCGTAGAATTACAATGCGATTGATTTTAAATACTTCATCTTTCATCGGTTTTACACAAGGATCGATGGCCTCGTTGAAGTACGAAGAGGTCAGATTTACGACTAGAATTGAATATCGCTTGCATGGGAAAGTGCCCTCCACTATGCAGGTTTTCCAACGAGCCCATGTCGATGGGGTGAGGAAAATGGTTGATAAGGTTTATGTGAACACAAGGAAAGTTTGGTCACGAGAAAATAAAGCAATGCTGGGACATTGAACTAAAAAGTGCGTATATAAGCAAAGACTGGATTAATAGTTTGCTAAACGATATTGAATTGTTCATATTTTGTCGTGCATATGCAAATGACAAGTGATTACTTTTGGACAGAATTGGTTGTTACACTATCTGTAAACGATAAGCCGTTGACGGTGTCTCGTTCGTAGGAGTCTCGATTATCGATAATCACAAGCACATTGCATACTTGTGATAATACTCTTGTTTTTCCTTACCGGTTATACATTGCGGTATATCCATACAAATTAGTCAAATCCAGATCAGCATTTTGAGCCatttttctttttgaaaatttaacaacaaGACCAGACTTATATCAGCACTTATTACGGTGTGATGATTGGGATACATCTTAACTCAACAagcgaaattcaattttaattagaTTTGTTAATGCGccctcaatcaaaatctgtttgtaGAGATATTGAACACAAACAATTAAACTATCCTACGTTCTTAATGTTCAAAAGTAATCCATGTACACTAAATTCTTATTAGTTATTATTTCGAACTCTAATGTTAATTATAATATTCTCGCGATCGATGTGCAATCCAAATATAACTATCTTCATGTTTATTGCAGTACACAGAAGAAAAATTGCGATTCAACCACTTATTGTTCTCATCAAAAAGTAATTTTAAAAGCAATCATATCCTTGTTTTATTCATGTTTCACACACTTTTTGCGATGCCATAATAGTTTTCGATGTTGCGTTTTCGTTATCATTACTTTACTAAAACCTTCCGAAAGCTTTATGAATCATTGTATGAATTGTAggtatgttataatcttgtaaTCTCTATGTtactgctatatcaattcacagtaaccatTTATACATGCGCTCCCCGAGTagaagttatttgaaaaaccaatagtaaattttattattaaaaccaaacatctcaatggtagaaaattCTAAATATGTTTAGTTTGAATTAAGAattgaaatatcaaaaatcataacgaaGTCTACTTGAGAAAAAAGCAACACAATATGTAATGCTGTCATTATAATATCAAAGCAAGaagaaaatatttatagaagacgtaTTTGAGTCAAGTATTCgatattctagcattcagaatagaataatatcataagcatttctcttatctgatgctgatgtagtttattcaattttgtattttattcagAGATAGAACTACTACATCTattgtacttaatgaaattagAATGCCTCATtattaacgaaataagatataaatagttttgatgctaaacagatattgtacaatttcttgattcttTCGATGGAATATCAAGAACATATTAAGTATCGTCATAataacacagaaacatcaagacaagatatgatggtaaaatttgtcatcattttgatctttgtttgctatttacatcaGCCCGGGTTATGTGTTCATAATGGTGTTCATCGCAACttgaaataaacttattttcaactagtagcaaaCAGCATAGCTGTGATTGATTATATGTTTCAAATAAGTACCGATAACTTATAAATGATAATtagttcaatatgacaaaaagatgttgTGCTCGGAAACCTAAATGACTGTtttgtaataaattgttttatgaagaaacattgttgtcaccttgttttaaccagtgtaACATACAAAACATGATCGAactattgttgcaacatagtttagaTGACTAATCAGAACTAACTTCGGATTGCAACTTGaggagcgttttgtagatgaccaatttctgagtccaaagtatacACGATTTTCTGCTGAAGTAGGCGTCTGTTTTAAACGCATTCAGTCCGACCAGCCTAGCATCGATTATCAGTTCGATGTATGTTTTCATCATTATGTCAAAGTTACGTGTCATAATACCAACGTCGTCAGCGAAAttgaattaggttttgcacgaacatgacataacctcacaaaaatgaacttttttgacagtcgacgtgtacttgtttacagtttaaaagttcatcagaagttcatcgttcgaatgtaaaaattgaaagtcgccccacactcaacagattattatacatatatcgctccttgatcctggaaacacatacagggcaatctttttagttattttcactgtggaatacgtttttaacaggcactttttcgtcattttttttcaatttttaacttgcagtcgcaaaacaaaacaagtacacggcaactgtcaaagatgaacttgattcatcggcagttcatttgtgtcgtcatcgtgcaaaacctaatagctGCGGAGACTCTCGGAAGATCGTGTCAGTGCGTTCATCGAATCACTCcttctattaggttttgcacgaacatgacataacctcacaaaaatgaacagaatgaactttttttgacagtcgacgtgtacttgtttacagattaaaagttcatcagaagttcatcgttcgaatgtaaaaattgtaagacgcctcacactcaacagattcatacataaatcgctccttgatgctggaaacacatacagggcaatctttttagttattttccctgtggaatacgtttttaacaggctctttttcgtcattttttcaatttttaacttgcagtcgcaaaacaaaacaagtacacggcaactgtcaaagatgaacttgattcatcggcagt comes from Malaya genurostris strain Urasoe2022 chromosome 3, Malgen_1.1, whole genome shotgun sequence and encodes:
- the LOC131433750 gene encoding alpha-2A adrenergic receptor, which encodes MAFAISENVFNWLISSNFTPVFLKDLNVSVSEETFLSYFESDLKNLTTEQRTTFTVIVMTILILAIFGNIITIITNIKREQRHLFRACLLSLAFSDILFVTITSVTYLSQFQNEYNSIWTLGELTCSFAPYFQTLAILVNSATLVAIALDRYMAVMQLTKGNYEPSKVFCITCAVLIWGLSAGVSSPMLTLYQIYDIVVLIMDPSNPEIVNGSFLAKICATDKSKNGYYFGIIFTIIFLPLSLSFIWLNSIIAKEIWIRRHPIDRHTKANKNPSSGTSRDRQTTTTNTSSTNPIERPINTLSQAIFSSPKCICSNCVELYVPPRCPAPPPSILKPANNKSNKTMIKNSPATLSRQKRQLRMFKAIVFIMTVFLICRLPHWIYLMIKMHGIAATNVYWILHYSFGIVAMINCVLNPLIYTFLSETIKMTVFLHTICGRFCKDPCRNQNHTKHCKPKQNRTGTVKANRTHSDGIFFINR